One region of Sulfuriroseicoccus oceanibius genomic DNA includes:
- the rimK gene encoding 30S ribosomal protein S6--L-glutamate ligase: MNSNQKTIIGSEEWCALPEIGAPAIKARIDSGAKTSSIHAFNIQAFRRNGQRWVSFELHPVQNDQRTSIRCERPVVDKRTVRSSSGIPEKRYVISTPLTIGEQTWEIELTLANRDSMGYRMLLGRQAMNGRLIVDPSLSFTQGARTAQEIEDLYDTKEPPRTGLKIGLLASDKKLYSNQRILEAGGERGHEMLFLNIKQCYMKLDATEPEAHYRGGSLLNDLDAVITRIRPSMTFYGTALTRHFESMGIQTVNSSAAITQSRDKLYSLQLMLKNGIQIPTTGFANSPIDTTDLIDMVGGAPLIVKLLEGTQGKGVVLAETRKAAESVINAFKSLRANLLVQKFIKEADGKDLRCFVIDGKVVAAIERSAPPGEFRANIHLGASARVVRLTAEERSLAVKAAKTLGLSVAGVDIIRSATGPLLLEVNSSPGLEGIETATGKDIAAMIVSSVEKKLRWKPPIHTD, encoded by the coding sequence ATGAACTCGAATCAGAAAACCATCATTGGCAGCGAAGAATGGTGCGCCCTCCCCGAGATCGGCGCACCTGCCATCAAAGCCCGCATCGACTCCGGCGCCAAGACGTCGTCGATCCATGCCTTCAACATCCAGGCGTTCCGCCGCAACGGCCAGCGCTGGGTTTCTTTCGAGCTTCATCCGGTCCAAAACGACCAACGCACGTCGATTCGTTGCGAGCGCCCGGTCGTCGACAAGCGCACCGTTCGCAGTTCGAGCGGCATCCCTGAGAAACGCTACGTTATCAGCACCCCGCTGACCATCGGTGAGCAAACATGGGAGATTGAGCTCACCCTCGCCAACCGCGACTCCATGGGTTACCGCATGCTGCTCGGTCGTCAGGCGATGAACGGTAGGCTCATCGTCGACCCATCGCTGAGCTTTACCCAGGGCGCGCGCACCGCTCAGGAAATCGAGGATCTCTACGACACCAAGGAGCCGCCACGCACCGGCTTAAAGATCGGTCTGCTGGCGAGCGATAAAAAGCTCTACAGCAACCAGCGCATCCTTGAAGCCGGCGGCGAGCGCGGTCACGAGATGCTCTTCCTTAACATCAAGCAGTGCTACATGAAGCTTGATGCCACCGAGCCGGAGGCTCACTACCGCGGTGGCTCGCTGCTGAATGATCTGGATGCCGTGATCACGCGCATCCGCCCGAGCATGACATTCTACGGCACGGCGCTGACCCGCCACTTCGAGAGCATGGGAATCCAAACCGTGAACTCATCTGCGGCGATCACCCAGTCCCGGGACAAGCTGTACTCGCTGCAGTTGATGCTCAAGAACGGGATCCAGATTCCGACCACCGGCTTTGCCAATTCACCGATCGATACCACCGACCTGATCGACATGGTCGGCGGCGCACCGCTGATCGTGAAGCTCTTGGAAGGCACCCAGGGCAAAGGCGTCGTGCTCGCGGAAACCCGCAAGGCCGCCGAGAGTGTGATCAACGCATTCAAGTCCCTCCGCGCCAACCTGCTGGTGCAAAAGTTCATCAAAGAGGCCGACGGCAAAGACCTGCGCTGCTTTGTGATCGACGGCAAGGTCGTCGCCGCCATCGAGCGCTCGGCCCCTCCAGGTGAGTTCCGCGCCAACATCCACCTCGGCGCCAGCGCCCGGGTCGTGCGCCTCACCGCTGAAGAACGTTCGCTCGCCGTCAAAGCCGCGAAAACACTGGGCCTCAGTGTGGCCGGAGTGGACATCATCCGCTCGGCAACCGGCCCTCTGCTTTTGGAAGTCAACTCGTCACCTGGACTCGAAGGCATCGAAACAGCCACCGGCAAGGACATCGCCGCGATGATTGTCTCGTCGGTGGAGAAAAAGCTGCGCTGGAAGCCACCCATCCACACGGACTAA
- a CDS encoding HD domain-containing protein, translated as MSYDSISDAPLSISAAKSACAEQTVPATVHCQIESIVEKQTKTGKPYYEITLRDATDQVTLKAWQDTPGFAAAESGRLAPNDFIAVTGGWSTSQYGVDCRDWTAAKLDEDATDRLLAGTGELRAKQDSDWATILHYISQVADPRLKAVADLFIARHGSHMRRTAAARRNHHARRGGLVEHVAQMMRTADSLCEAYPRLNRDLLQVGILLHDCGKLWENAYPEDGFTMPFQLSGELLGHIPIGIEVANKLWHSAVDSPDAPAEWKTITPSSEEARLHLLHLIGSHHGTHEFGSPVLPRTPEAIALHHIDNIDAKLEMMFAGYETTAQIAPGIYDRVFPLPGHLVEPLASVDPEVATTAQPSVPSTPNITQPQQPEPVAASEPALTEPEVETAQPLTIEPEIATSPAAEIAATDVPESTPEPEAIEPESTPSEDDSQPEPPAKKPEKPLPAPAQDDLGDLFA; from the coding sequence ATGAGCTACGATTCCATTTCCGACGCCCCCCTTTCGATTTCCGCTGCAAAATCCGCCTGCGCCGAGCAGACCGTCCCCGCCACCGTGCACTGCCAGATTGAGTCCATCGTGGAGAAGCAGACCAAGACGGGCAAGCCGTACTATGAAATCACGCTGCGCGACGCGACCGACCAGGTCACACTTAAAGCGTGGCAGGACACCCCGGGCTTCGCCGCCGCGGAATCTGGTCGCCTCGCCCCGAATGATTTCATCGCCGTGACCGGCGGCTGGTCAACCTCACAATACGGCGTCGATTGCCGCGACTGGACCGCAGCCAAGCTCGACGAAGACGCCACAGACCGCCTGCTCGCCGGCACCGGAGAACTCAGAGCCAAACAAGACAGCGACTGGGCCACGATTCTCCACTACATCAGCCAAGTCGCCGACCCACGCCTCAAGGCAGTGGCCGATTTGTTCATCGCTCGCCACGGCTCCCACATGCGCCGCACCGCCGCCGCACGCCGCAACCACCACGCACGCCGCGGGGGACTGGTCGAACACGTCGCCCAAATGATGCGCACCGCCGATAGCCTCTGCGAAGCCTACCCACGCCTCAACCGCGACCTGCTCCAGGTCGGCATCCTGCTCCACGATTGCGGCAAGCTGTGGGAGAACGCCTACCCGGAGGACGGCTTCACCATGCCATTCCAACTCAGCGGCGAACTGCTCGGACACATCCCGATCGGCATCGAAGTGGCCAACAAACTCTGGCACAGCGCAGTCGATTCACCGGACGCACCCGCCGAGTGGAAAACAATCACGCCATCGAGCGAAGAGGCACGACTCCACTTGCTGCACCTCATTGGCTCGCACCACGGCACCCATGAGTTCGGCTCGCCAGTGCTGCCACGCACGCCGGAAGCCATCGCGTTGCACCACATTGACAACATCGACGCAAAACTCGAGATGATGTTTGCTGGCTATGAGACGACAGCTCAGATCGCCCCCGGCATCTACGACCGCGTGTTCCCGCTTCCGGGGCATTTGGTAGAACCTCTCGCATCCGTGGATCCAGAGGTTGCTACAACCGCCCAACCTAGCGTACCCTCGACGCCAAACATCACACAGCCCCAGCAGCCAGAACCCGTCGCAGCCAGCGAACCTGCGCTCACGGAGCCTGAGGTCGAAACGGCACAACCTCTCACGATCGAGCCAGAAATCGCAACCTCTCCAGCGGCTGAAATCGCCGCCACAGACGTACCGGAATCGACTCCAGAACCAGAAGCCATCGAGCCTGAGAGCACTCCATCCGAAGACGACTCTCAACCAGAACCACCAGCGAAGAAGCCTGAGAAGCCACTCCCGGCACCCGCTCAGGACGACCTCGGCGATCTCTTCGCCTAG
- a CDS encoding IS256 family transposase has product MTPRPDKTTTPQLKSILAEQEDFLRPLVQKLMQEMLEEEMNETLQAVKSERSDRRRGYRSGSYQRSLLTRVGRIELRVPQDRDGLFSTEIFDRYQRSEKALVSTLIEMYVQGVSTRKVAQITEELCGHRVSASVVSRLNKTLDEELENFARRKLNHAYPYLILDARYEKVRENGVVRSQAVLIAIGISWDGRREVLATELDQRESGSSWKNFLLQLKQRGLTGVEFCVTDNHAGLRRAISEVLPEALWQRCYVHFLRNALDHLPRKHDDDCCTELRWIYDRRDINEARQDLRAWLAKWGGKYHKLCDWVESEIEETLTFYRLPREHHKHLKSTNMLERLNEEIKRRTHIIRTFPNQAAAQRLIRAVTHQVHEQWIDQHRYLNMDHLKEAQKLSLTSNQTSAA; this is encoded by the coding sequence ATGACCCCACGACCAGATAAGACCACAACGCCGCAGTTGAAAAGTATTCTTGCCGAGCAGGAAGATTTTCTGAGGCCCTTGGTTCAGAAATTGATGCAGGAGATGCTCGAAGAAGAAATGAACGAGACACTCCAGGCGGTAAAATCAGAACGCAGCGACAGACGCCGAGGTTATCGCAGCGGCAGTTATCAACGCAGTCTCCTGACACGGGTAGGAAGGATCGAGCTGCGCGTCCCTCAAGATCGCGACGGACTCTTCAGCACCGAGATCTTCGATCGCTATCAACGCAGCGAGAAGGCTTTGGTAAGCACCCTGATCGAAATGTACGTGCAGGGCGTCTCGACACGTAAAGTCGCGCAGATCACCGAGGAGCTCTGCGGTCACCGGGTCAGCGCCAGTGTGGTAAGCAGGCTGAACAAAACGTTGGACGAAGAGCTTGAGAACTTTGCCCGACGCAAGCTCAACCACGCTTATCCTTACCTCATCCTGGATGCCCGCTACGAAAAGGTTCGAGAGAACGGCGTGGTGCGCAGCCAGGCTGTGTTGATCGCCATTGGCATCAGTTGGGATGGCCGACGGGAGGTCCTTGCTACCGAGCTCGATCAAAGGGAAAGCGGAAGCAGCTGGAAGAACTTCCTACTTCAACTCAAGCAACGCGGACTGACGGGTGTTGAGTTCTGCGTGACTGATAACCATGCCGGCCTGCGACGAGCTATCAGCGAAGTGCTTCCCGAGGCGCTGTGGCAACGCTGCTACGTCCACTTCCTTCGCAACGCTCTTGATCATCTACCTCGCAAGCATGACGACGACTGCTGCACCGAGCTGCGCTGGATCTATGACCGTCGAGACATCAATGAAGCGCGTCAGGATCTGCGGGCATGGTTGGCGAAGTGGGGAGGCAAATACCACAAGCTCTGTGACTGGGTCGAAAGTGAGATCGAAGAAACGCTCACCTTTTATCGACTTCCCAGAGAGCATCACAAGCATCTCAAAAGCACGAATATGCTCGAGCGACTCAATGAGGAGATTAAGCGTCGTACGCACATTATCCGAACCTTCCCCAACCAGGCTGCAGCCCAACGTTTAATCCGGGCTGTCACGCATCAAGTCCATGAGCAGTGGATCGATCAACACCGCTACCTGAACATGGATCACCTCAAAGAAGCCCAAAAGCTCAGCCTTACTTCAAATCAAACGTCCGCAGCCTGA
- a CDS encoding polyamine aminopropyltransferase: MTDAVLETPKDASRWRLGLLMFLLGGCGLAYEYTLSKIAADLLGNSVQQWATIIATMLFAMGVGAEWQKRIDQDQVSSRLVDSQMILALVGGFGPLLMVYSFSLLADYYILVQYGLALVVGTLIGFEIPLIMRLNEDEDPEMRVNLARVLKMDYIGALVGALVWTFLFVRYMSISQVSFALGLVTVGSTCLILWMYWKRVAKGGARLVQLAVVTALLITGFVFSKPWMVHAEQFLYRDRIVFSATTPYQHVVLTENAAGKIGCYINGHLQFREEDEFIYHENLVHPAMMLAPQRKRVLILGGGDGLAAREVLKYPEVEELLLVDIDPQMTDLAVDQPDLARMNGGVLKDARVVRVEAGGIEMGGEMDVKMVSRRDPGFRGEGHKVASVRVVNVDAASFLREAPGVYDVVIMDFPDPSSPDLAKLYSRPFYENLKSCLHEGSVIVQQSGSPYHAKEAFLCIGRTLAHSGYSVMPYHDNVPSFGEWGWWIGVAGTGNEETLKSAFAGLSRREIPVDVAYLTPELIGASAAFGKGQLESENSDITSLTEGRVYDYYSRAWK, from the coding sequence ATGACAGATGCCGTATTAGAGACCCCGAAGGATGCCAGCCGCTGGAGGCTTGGGTTGTTGATGTTTTTGCTGGGAGGTTGTGGTCTGGCGTATGAGTACACCTTGAGCAAGATTGCTGCGGACCTGTTAGGTAACTCGGTTCAGCAATGGGCCACGATTATCGCAACGATGCTTTTTGCGATGGGAGTAGGGGCCGAGTGGCAGAAGCGGATCGATCAGGATCAGGTTTCTAGCCGTTTGGTGGATTCCCAGATGATCCTGGCGTTGGTCGGCGGATTCGGGCCGTTGTTGATGGTCTACAGCTTCTCGCTTCTGGCGGATTATTACATTTTGGTCCAATACGGGCTGGCGCTGGTGGTGGGCACGTTGATCGGGTTCGAGATCCCATTGATCATGCGGCTCAACGAGGATGAGGACCCTGAAATGCGTGTGAACCTGGCGCGGGTTTTGAAGATGGATTACATCGGTGCGCTGGTGGGGGCGCTGGTCTGGACGTTTCTATTTGTCCGTTACATGAGCATTTCCCAAGTGAGTTTTGCACTTGGGCTGGTGACGGTTGGGTCGACCTGTTTGATTTTGTGGATGTACTGGAAGCGGGTGGCCAAGGGAGGTGCCCGTTTGGTGCAGCTTGCGGTGGTGACGGCCCTTTTGATTACGGGATTTGTGTTCAGCAAGCCGTGGATGGTTCATGCCGAGCAGTTTTTGTATCGGGACCGCATCGTGTTCAGCGCGACGACTCCGTATCAGCACGTGGTGTTGACGGAGAACGCGGCTGGGAAGATCGGGTGTTATATCAATGGCCACCTGCAGTTTCGTGAGGAGGATGAGTTCATCTATCACGAGAACCTGGTGCATCCGGCGATGATGTTGGCACCTCAGCGGAAACGGGTGTTGATACTCGGCGGTGGCGATGGATTGGCTGCTCGGGAGGTGTTGAAGTACCCTGAAGTGGAGGAGTTGCTGCTGGTGGATATTGACCCGCAGATGACTGATCTGGCGGTGGATCAGCCGGATTTGGCGCGGATGAATGGCGGGGTATTGAAGGATGCGAGAGTGGTACGGGTGGAGGCTGGCGGAATTGAGATGGGCGGGGAGATGGATGTGAAGATGGTGAGTCGGCGCGATCCTGGGTTTCGCGGGGAGGGGCACAAGGTGGCCTCGGTGAGGGTGGTGAATGTGGATGCGGCTTCGTTTTTGCGCGAGGCTCCGGGTGTTTATGATGTGGTGATCATGGATTTCCCGGATCCGAGTTCCCCGGATTTGGCCAAGTTGTACAGTCGTCCTTTCTACGAGAACCTGAAGTCCTGTCTGCATGAGGGGTCGGTGATCGTTCAACAGAGTGGATCGCCCTATCATGCGAAGGAGGCCTTTTTGTGTATTGGTAGAACGCTGGCGCATTCCGGTTACTCGGTGATGCCCTATCACGATAACGTGCCATCGTTTGGGGAATGGGGCTGGTGGATTGGCGTGGCGGGAACGGGCAACGAGGAGACGCTGAAATCTGCGTTTGCCGGACTGAGCCGACGGGAGATTCCCGTGGATGTGGCGTATTTGACGCCTGAGTTGATCGGGGCTTCGGCTGCGTTTGGCAAAGGTCAGTTGGAGAGCGAGAACTCGGACATCACATCATTGACCGAGGGACGCGTTTACGATTACTACTCCCGCGCTTGGAAGTGA
- a CDS encoding DUF350 domain-containing protein codes for MMTDLKERVGQWFDVEPVYHLIGSGAAIYFVVALLLVYVAKFAKGRAVSFALNEELTQKDNKAVGVSTVGYLLGVMIVIRGVLVSDADAPLEEFLISDVLMTVVWSLVSVGLLLLSAVVNDKWLLHSFCNRKELIEDRNVGTGAVVASSYVGTALLIAAAVRGASEASFVVELVDTLVYFVVGQLAFIITGVLYQRFTGYDIHAEIERDNVAAGVSFGLTLIAVAVLLSGYLQRNDSLIGFAAWIPLSIVLLLTARALVDRFLIYKSSIKEEIARDQNWGVALVEGGVALGVAFILNAAFA; via the coding sequence ATGATGACTGATTTGAAAGAACGTGTTGGGCAGTGGTTTGATGTTGAGCCTGTCTATCATTTGATCGGTTCTGGAGCTGCGATCTACTTTGTAGTGGCGTTGCTGTTGGTGTATGTGGCGAAGTTTGCCAAGGGGCGTGCCGTCTCGTTTGCTCTGAATGAGGAGCTGACGCAGAAGGACAACAAAGCGGTGGGAGTGAGCACGGTGGGCTATTTGCTCGGCGTGATGATTGTGATTCGCGGGGTGTTGGTTTCCGATGCCGACGCGCCGCTGGAGGAGTTTTTAATCAGCGACGTGCTGATGACCGTGGTTTGGTCGCTGGTTTCGGTGGGCTTGCTGTTGCTCTCCGCTGTGGTCAACGACAAGTGGTTGCTGCATTCGTTCTGTAACCGCAAAGAGCTGATCGAAGATCGCAACGTGGGGACTGGTGCGGTGGTCGCTTCTTCCTATGTGGGGACCGCGCTGTTGATTGCTGCGGCGGTGAGGGGCGCCTCCGAGGCCAGCTTCGTGGTCGAGTTGGTCGATACGCTGGTTTACTTCGTGGTCGGCCAGTTGGCTTTCATTATCACCGGCGTGCTCTACCAGCGCTTTACCGGATATGACATTCACGCCGAGATCGAGCGCGACAATGTGGCGGCGGGCGTGTCCTTCGGGCTGACGCTGATTGCGGTGGCTGTGTTACTCAGTGGTTATCTTCAGCGCAACGATTCGTTGATTGGTTTTGCAGCGTGGATTCCGTTGTCGATTGTGTTGTTGCTGACGGCGCGGGCGTTGGTCGACCGCTTCCTGATTTACAAATCGAGCATCAAAGAAGAGATCGCTCGTGATCAGAACTGGGGTGTGGCCTTGGTTGAAGGCGGGGTCGCACTTGGCGTGGCATTCATTCTCAATGCGGCATTCGCCTAA
- a CDS encoding potassium channel family protein, which yields MFFLLRKWFNRSHRVRVRVANALMLALVLNLVFGLLFYAVEHPHHDGLTLEDSIWWAMVTMTTVGYGDYYPVTFVGRYLIAYPCFLIGIGFIGSLIGIVVDSVIGRMTKKRKGYSTMYLKNHHVICHCPSEGKVLQIVSELRAAPGSEGVPVVVISPELDEQPVSFREREIQFVKGDPTAGDVLQRAAVCDAAGVLVLAANPGDASCDAETFAIASVVKLTCNNAESRSRLVLEMVSRSNRELLDGAGADGIVATEGISDQLLVQELCNPGLSDVFDQLISYKFGAEFYLTESSLSGTTLEAVQIEAIRGSGHVQVLGLLRDGKTMFAKGADTVIRESDQLIVLAESLAEFQALEQRLQKSA from the coding sequence ATGTTTTTTTTACTGAGGAAGTGGTTCAACCGGAGCCACCGGGTGCGTGTGCGGGTCGCCAATGCGTTGATGCTGGCACTTGTTTTGAACTTGGTGTTCGGGTTGTTGTTTTATGCGGTTGAGCATCCGCACCACGACGGGCTGACGCTCGAGGATTCGATCTGGTGGGCGATGGTGACCATGACCACGGTTGGTTATGGCGACTATTATCCGGTGACGTTTGTCGGGCGGTATTTGATTGCCTACCCGTGCTTCCTCATCGGGATTGGATTTATTGGCTCGTTGATCGGGATCGTGGTGGATTCGGTGATCGGGCGGATGACGAAGAAGAGAAAGGGATATTCGACTATGTATTTGAAGAACCATCATGTGATCTGCCACTGCCCGAGTGAGGGCAAAGTGCTGCAAATTGTCAGCGAGTTGAGGGCTGCGCCTGGCTCCGAGGGCGTGCCTGTGGTTGTGATTAGTCCCGAGTTGGACGAGCAGCCGGTTTCTTTCCGCGAGCGCGAGATTCAGTTTGTGAAGGGAGACCCAACGGCAGGGGATGTGTTGCAGCGGGCTGCTGTTTGCGATGCGGCTGGAGTGTTGGTGTTGGCCGCGAACCCAGGGGACGCGTCTTGTGATGCCGAGACGTTTGCGATTGCCTCGGTGGTGAAGCTGACTTGCAACAATGCGGAGTCACGGTCGCGTTTGGTGCTGGAAATGGTTTCGCGCAGCAACCGTGAGCTCTTGGATGGGGCGGGAGCGGATGGAATTGTGGCGACCGAGGGGATTTCCGATCAGTTGTTGGTACAGGAACTGTGTAACCCTGGGTTGAGTGATGTGTTTGACCAGCTGATCTCTTATAAATTTGGAGCTGAATTCTACCTGACAGAATCGAGCCTGTCGGGTACGACCTTGGAGGCCGTGCAGATCGAGGCCATTCGTGGTTCTGGTCATGTGCAGGTGCTCGGGTTGCTGCGTGATGGCAAGACCATGTTTGCCAAAGGGGCGGATACGGTGATCCGGGAATCTGATCAATTGATCGTTCTTGCGGAGAGCCTGGCCGAGTTTCAAGCACTGGAGCAGCGGTTGCAGAAGTCTGCGTGA
- a CDS encoding CesT family type III secretion system chaperone, whose amino-acid sequence MSIKIKLQRTEELSEFLELNGFEVEALDNGVYRVQREGELPVFLKMVDDRIFYEVDLGNVDEILSEELLLSLLDLNTQILPVSFGLDTSNPDDRRLVLVESRETGDMNDNELLSVFDALELAVDRAEELLAPAVNG is encoded by the coding sequence ATGAGTATCAAAATCAAACTACAGCGAACCGAGGAGCTTTCGGAGTTTCTCGAGCTAAATGGGTTCGAGGTCGAGGCCTTGGACAATGGCGTTTACCGGGTTCAGCGAGAGGGCGAGTTGCCGGTCTTTTTGAAGATGGTGGACGATCGTATTTTCTACGAGGTGGACTTGGGCAACGTGGATGAAATTTTGAGTGAAGAGCTGTTGCTTAGTCTGCTCGATCTCAATACGCAGATCCTGCCGGTGAGCTTCGGTTTGGACACCAGCAACCCGGATGACCGTCGTCTGGTCTTGGTGGAAAGCCGTGAGACTGGCGATATGAACGACAACGAGTTGTTGTCGGTTTTCGATGCGCTTGAGCTTGCGGTGGACCGCGCCGAAGAGCTTCTGGCACCAGCAGTGAATGGCTAA
- a CDS encoding PspA/IM30 family protein: MSIFSRLFKVGQASVGKVVDKLEKPELMLEQAIRDKEKQIRESKQAIQQCIATERQTKAMLEKEKSEKFAWEQKAEAAMRAGREDLAVKALERASEHEQRANGLLPNWESQRAAVDELKTEIQKMEGEIAEFKRNKDFIIAQSKAAQVKKDIYEAKARISKKDRSDDLMARMKEKAERQGYEADAAKELADVSSGATSLEDEFKDLGGAANPNVQAKLDALKSKLGATAN, encoded by the coding sequence ATGAGTATTTTTTCCCGACTGTTCAAAGTAGGTCAGGCTTCGGTTGGCAAGGTGGTCGACAAGCTTGAGAAGCCCGAGTTGATGCTTGAGCAAGCGATCCGCGACAAAGAGAAGCAGATCCGTGAGTCGAAGCAGGCGATCCAGCAGTGCATTGCCACCGAGCGCCAGACCAAGGCGATGTTGGAGAAGGAGAAGTCCGAGAAGTTTGCCTGGGAGCAGAAGGCGGAAGCTGCGATGCGCGCCGGACGTGAAGACTTGGCGGTGAAGGCTCTCGAGCGAGCAAGCGAGCACGAGCAGCGCGCCAATGGGCTCCTCCCTAACTGGGAAAGCCAGCGTGCTGCCGTGGATGAACTCAAGACCGAGATCCAGAAGATGGAGGGCGAGATTGCCGAGTTCAAACGCAACAAAGACTTCATCATCGCCCAGAGTAAGGCGGCTCAGGTGAAGAAGGACATCTACGAAGCGAAGGCTCGTATCAGTAAGAAGGATCGTTCCGATGACTTGATGGCCCGGATGAAAGAGAAAGCCGAGCGTCAGGGATATGAGGCTGACGCTGCCAAGGAGCTTGCCGATGTATCGAGCGGTGCGACGTCGCTTGAGGATGAGTTCAAGGATCTGGGCGGGGCGGCAAATCCGAACGTTCAGGCCAAGCTCGACGCTCTCAAGAGCAAGCTGGGCGCCACGGCAAACTAA
- the speD gene encoding adenosylmethionine decarboxylase: MPEHSPVGRHILLELSGCSAALLRSEEQLECLLVEGARAGGATVVSSHFHGFEPQGVSGVVVIAESHVTIHTWPEHGYAAVDVFTCGEHLVADCVGDEVVARLRADHVKRTVVNRAPAGSDVLPPVSQNVEGACYA, translated from the coding sequence ATGCCAGAGCATTCACCAGTGGGGCGCCATATTCTGCTCGAACTCAGCGGTTGTTCCGCGGCTTTATTGCGGTCGGAGGAGCAATTGGAGTGTCTGTTAGTTGAGGGGGCGCGCGCTGGTGGGGCTACTGTGGTGTCGAGTCATTTTCATGGGTTCGAGCCACAAGGGGTGAGTGGTGTGGTGGTGATTGCGGAGAGTCATGTGACGATCCACACGTGGCCGGAGCATGGGTATGCTGCGGTTGACGTGTTTACTTGCGGTGAGCACTTGGTGGCGGATTGCGTGGGAGATGAAGTCGTGGCTCGTCTGCGGGCGGATCATGTGAAACGCACCGTGGTCAACAGGGCGCCTGCCGGATCGGATGTGTTGCCCCCGGTTAGTCAAAATGTGGAGGGTGCCTGTTATGCCTGA
- a CDS encoding AAA family ATPase produces MPETLAYRCTQGAAELMHGLVASEGIAPLDLDYELWFVVFLSSRIDGGLSEREKRYARAVAAQLGWSSAHEHLLDGRIMSQPSYDLSAVRYGREHAAWGELLFRVAVGAALADGGMNYEEEIFIENLAHELLSDQGRAAEVIAWAQGRGELELPKVEGEKPADSQVGEVPEESLEECLDALNSLVGLDSIKKEVEKLVSYITIRKAREEHSLQVLGMSLHMVFAGNPGTGKTTVGRIIGRIFKALGVLEKGHLVETDRLGLVGQFVGHTAKKTDDVVRSALDGVLFIDEAYALLGGGENDFGQEAIDTLVKRMEDYRERLVVVVAGYPDEMDEFIDSNPGLHSRFNLHFDFEDYSGEQLLGIMRILCDKNQYQLAADAEAYLEKSLAAEVESAGQGFGNGRHVRNLFESAVRAQAVRLAMGGDQWTKEQLKELVARDFGASSEVVGEA; encoded by the coding sequence ATGCCTGAAACGCTGGCTTATCGATGCACGCAGGGCGCTGCTGAGTTGATGCATGGGTTGGTGGCGTCGGAAGGGATCGCGCCGCTGGATCTCGACTATGAGTTGTGGTTTGTTGTCTTTCTGAGCAGCCGTATCGACGGGGGGCTGAGTGAGCGTGAGAAGCGTTATGCGCGTGCGGTGGCGGCGCAATTGGGGTGGTCGTCGGCGCACGAGCATTTGTTGGATGGGCGGATCATGTCGCAGCCCAGTTACGACCTGAGTGCGGTTCGGTACGGACGTGAGCATGCTGCCTGGGGCGAGTTGTTGTTCAGGGTTGCAGTGGGGGCCGCTCTGGCGGACGGCGGCATGAACTATGAGGAGGAGATTTTTATAGAGAACCTGGCGCATGAACTGTTGAGCGATCAGGGGCGTGCCGCGGAGGTGATTGCCTGGGCGCAGGGCCGGGGTGAGCTGGAGCTGCCGAAGGTTGAGGGAGAGAAGCCTGCCGATTCACAGGTCGGTGAGGTGCCGGAGGAGTCGCTGGAGGAATGTTTGGACGCGCTCAATTCCTTGGTCGGGTTGGATTCGATCAAGAAGGAAGTGGAGAAGCTGGTGAGCTACATCACGATCCGCAAAGCGCGGGAGGAGCACTCGCTGCAGGTGCTTGGGATGTCCCTGCACATGGTCTTCGCGGGCAACCCGGGGACGGGTAAGACGACAGTTGGTAGGATCATTGGGCGCATCTTCAAAGCACTGGGTGTGTTGGAAAAAGGACACCTGGTGGAGACCGATCGTTTGGGTTTGGTTGGTCAGTTTGTGGGCCACACGGCGAAGAAGACCGATGACGTGGTGCGCAGCGCGTTGGACGGGGTGCTCTTCATCGATGAGGCGTATGCGCTGCTAGGCGGTGGCGAGAACGATTTTGGGCAGGAGGCGATCGATACGCTGGTGAAGCGGATGGAGGACTACCGCGAGCGCTTGGTGGTGGTGGTGGCCGGCTATCCGGACGAGATGGACGAGTTCATTGATTCCAACCCCGGATTGCACTCGCGGTTCAACCTGCACTTTGATTTCGAGGACTACAGTGGCGAGCAGTTGCTGGGCATCATGCGCATTCTGTGTGACAAGAACCAGTATCAGTTGGCGGCGGATGCGGAGGCGTATTTGGAGAAGTCTTTGGCCGCAGAGGTGGAGTCGGCTGGGCAGGGGTTTGGCAACGGGCGCCACGTGCGCAACTTGTTTGAGTCCGCGGTTCGGGCGCAAGCGGTGCGCTTGGCGATGGGGGGCGACCAGTGGACCAAGGAGCAACTGAAGGAGCTGGTGGCGCGGGATTTTGGCGCATCTTCGGAAGTCGTTGGAGAAGCGTAG